In Oncorhynchus nerka isolate Pitt River linkage group LG26, Oner_Uvic_2.0, whole genome shotgun sequence, one DNA window encodes the following:
- the ddx42 gene encoding LOW QUALITY PROTEIN: ATP-dependent RNA helicase DDX42 (The sequence of the model RefSeq protein was modified relative to this genomic sequence to represent the inferred CDS: inserted 2 bases in 2 codons; deleted 2 bases in 1 codon), whose protein sequence is MNWSKGGPSGKRGFGFGGFSLGGGGGGGGGGGGGGKKEELXVPQKSHTSFGGAGTAGGYGKNQQLPAFYKIGTKRANFDEENAYFEDDEEESSSTDLPYIPAENSPTRQQFQSGGGSDSEDDPLDAFMAQVEDQAAKDMKKLEEKEKEKKAEKGIRDDIEEEDEQEAYFRYMAENPTAGLTAEDEDENIDYDSDGNPIAPTTKKIIMPLPPMDHSEIDYPPFERNFYNEHEELLSLTGTEVFELRHKLNLRVSGAAPPKLSTSFAHFGFDEQLMHIIRKSEYTQPTPIQCQGVPIALSGRDMIGIAKTGSGKTAAFIWPMLVHIMDQKELETGEGPIAVIVCPTRELCQQIHAECKRFGKAYSLRSVAVYGGGSMWEQAKALQEGAEIVVCTPGRLIDHVKKKATSLQRVTYLVFDEADRMFDMGFEYQVRSIASHVRPDRQTLLFSATFRKKIERLARDILVDPIRVVQGDIGEANEDVTQVVEIMPSGVEKWGWLTRRLVEFTSSGSVLIFVTKKANCEELATNLTQEGHSLGLLHGDMDQSERNKVIADFKKKSLPVLVATDVAARGLDIPSIRTVVNYDVARDIDTHTHRIGRTGRAGEKGVAYTLLTRKDTSFAGDLVRNLEGANQSVSKELMDLAMQNPWFRKSRFKGGKGKKLNIGGGGLGYKERPGLGAESSERSGGAAMGNYEGYSKPTGAMGDRMSAMKSAFQSQYKNHFVAASGMVPKLTTKSSSSSGWTSAGSLSSVPTGAPEGPDRPRGPPSLAMAPPAALGMGTKMAGFTSAGSLSSVSDSQAPAPQGNAAPPSPREGPRDRHGDDRSRHGDGHYRDRRDRSERHSGGGERDRYGXRDRHADRDRYGDKDRHGSSGRHGDSRNGEGSRRDRERDDCRGDRESGDRAGSEGRGDRAEGKGDREEDSFAVPDPPKRKKSRWDN, encoded by the exons ATGAACTGGAGCAAGGGTGGCCCAAGTGGTAAGCGAGGGTTCGGGTTTGGAGGATTttccctg ggtggtggtggtggtggtggtggtggaggaggaggaggaggaaagaaagAAGAAC ACGTGCCTCAGAAATCCCACACGTCCTTCGGAGGCGCAGGGACAGCTGGAGGTTATGGCAAGAACCAGCAACTCCCTGCATTCTACAAGATAGGAACAAAAAGAGCAAATTTTGATGAAGAGAATGC GTATTTTGAAGATGATGAAGAGGAGTCAAGCAGCACAGATTTGCCATATATCCCAGCTGAGAACTCCCCCACACGGCAACAATTCCAGTCTGGAGGGGGCTCAGACAGTGAGGATGATCCTCTGGATGCTTTCATGGCCCAAGTGGAG GACCAAGCAGCTAAAGACATGAAGAAACTGGAGGAAAAAGAGAAGGAAAAGAAGGCTGAAAA GGGTATACGTGATGACATTGAAGAGGAAGATGAACAA GAAGCCTACTTCCGCTACATGGCAGAGAATCCCACAGCTGGGCTGACCGCAGAGGACGAGGATGAGAACATAGACTATGACAGTGATGGGAATCCCATTGCCCCCACCACTAAGAAAATCATCATGCCCCTGCCCCCGATGGACCACTCTGAG ATTGACTACCCACCTTTTGAGAGGAACTTCTACAACGAGCATGAGGAGCTTCTCAGCCTGACAGGCACAGAGGTGTTTGAGCTGAGACACAAACTCAACCTGCGG GTGTCTGGTGCCGCCCCTCCTAAACTCTCCACCAGCTTCGCCCACTTTGGGTTTGACGAGCAGCTGATGCACATAATCCGCAAGTCGGAGTACACTCAGCCAACACCTATTCAGTGCCAG GGAGTTCCCATTGCCCTGAGTGGGCGTGACATGATTGGCATTGCAAAAACTGGTAGTGGCAAGACTGCAGCCTTCATCTGGCCCATGCTAGTTCACATCATGGACCAGAAGGaactggagactggagaggggCCCATTGCAGTCATCGTGTGCCCCACCAGGGAGCTCTGTCAGCAG ATCCATGCGGAGTGTAAGCGTTTTGGGAAAGCCTACTCCCTGCGCTCGGTGGCGGTGTATGGAGGAGGCAGCATGTGGGAGCAGGCCAAGGCTCTTCAGGAGGGGGCAGAGATTGTTGTGTGCACCCCG ggtcgtctGATTGACCATGTGAAAAAGAAGGCCACCTCTCTGCAGAGAGTGACATACCTGGTGTTTGATGAGGCAGATAGGATGTTTGATATGGGCTTTG AGTATCAAGTGAGATCCATTGCCAGCCATGTCCGACCTGATCGACAga CTCTTCTGTTCAGCGCCACCTTCCGTAAGAAGATTGAGAGGCTGGCTAGAGATATCCTGGTGGACCCCATCCGCGTGGTGCAGGGAGACATCGGGGAG GCCAATGAGGATGTGACCCAGGTAGTGGAGATCATGCCCAGTGGGGTGGAGAAGTGGGGCTGGCTGACCCGCCGCCTGGTGGAGTTTACCTCCTCTGGCTCTGTACTTATCTTCGTCACCAAGAAGGCCAACTGTGAAGAGCTGGCCACCAACCTGACCCAGGAGGGCCACAGCCTGGGCCTGCTGCACGGAGACATGGACCAGAGTGAGAGGAACAAGGTCATCGCTGACTTCAAGAAGAAGAGTCTGCCCGTGCTGGTGGCCACCGACGTGGCAG CCCGTGGTCTGGATATCCCTTCAATACgcacagtagtgaactatgacgTGGCTCGGGatatcgacacacacacacaccgaattGGCCGAACAGGTCGTGCTGGAGAAAAGGGTGTTGCCTACACCCTTCTCACCAGGAAAGACACATCATTTGCAGGAGACCTTGTGCGTAACCTGGAGGGAGCCAATCAAAGTGTCTCTAAGGAGCTGATGGACTTGGCAATGCAG AATCCCTGGTTCAGGAAATCACGCTTCAAGGGTGGCAAAGGGAAGAAGCTAAACATTGGAGGAGGTGGTCTGGGCTACAAAGAGAGGCCAGGATTGGGAGCTGAAAGTTCT GAGCGTAGTGGTGGTGCTGCCATGGGTAACTATGAGGGCTACAGCAAGCCTACCGGAGCCATGGGAGACCGCATGTCAGCAATGAAGTCAGCCTTCCAG TCTCAGTATAAGAACCACTTTGTGGCGGCGTCCGGCATGGTTCCTAAACTCACCACTAAGTCCAGTAGCTCTTCAGGCTGGACCAGCGCTGGAAGTCTGAGCTCCGTCCCCACCGGGGCCCCTGAGGGCCCAGACCGGCCCCGTGGGCCCCCCTCCTTAGCCATGGCCCCTCCAGCAGCCCTCGGCATGGGCACCAAGATGGCAGGCTTCACCAGCGCTGGCTCCCTGAGCTCTGTGTCAGACAGCCAGGCCCCTGCTCCTCAGGGGAATGCCGCCCCACCCTCACCCAGGGAAGGGCCCCGTGACAGACATGGTGATGACAGGAGTCGCCATGGAGATGGCCACTATcgtgacaggagagacaggagcgaGCGGCACAGTGGCGGGGGAGAGCGGGACCGCTATG AGCGGGACCGCCACGCAGACCGCGACAGATACGGGGACAAGGATCGCCATGGCAGCAGCGGGCGCCATGGCGATAGTCGTAATGGAGAGGGAAGTagaagggacagagagcgagacgattgtagaggtgacagggagagtggagacaggGCAGGGAGTGAAGGAAGGGGGGACAGAGCTGAGGGGAAAGGAGACCGAGAGGAAGACAGCTTTGCAGTCCCAGATCCACCAAAACGCAAAAAGAGTAGGTGGGACAACTAA
- the limd2 gene encoding LIM domain-containing protein 2 isoform X2 has product MEVSLPCSAPCTLPKYENEGDLDNRNAPEDKPVQRSKSFSFKTPREVCSSCEKTVYPMERLVANNLIFHSACFCCKHCNTKLSLGTFAALSGDFYCKPHFQQLFKSKGNYDEGFGRKQHKELWTSKEGENITKTA; this is encoded by the exons ATG GAAGTGAGTTTACCATGCAGtgcaccctgtaccctacccaAATATGAGAATGAAGGAGACTTG GACAACAGAAATGCCCCTGAAGATAAACCTGTCCAGCGCTCCAAA TCCTTCAGCTTCAAGACACCGAGGGAGGTGTGCTCGTCATGTGAGAAGACCGTCTACCCCATGGAGAGATTGGTGGCTAACAACCTGATATTCCACTCGGCCTGTTTCTGCTGCAAACACTGCAACACCAAACTCAG ccTGGGCACATTTGCTGCCCTTTCGGGTGATTTCTACTGCAAGCCGCACTTCCAGCAGCTCTTCAAGAGCAAAGGCAACTATGATGAGGGCTTTGGCCGCAAGCAGCACAAGGAGCTTTGGACCTCCAAGGAGGGAGAGAACATAACTAAGACTGCGTAG
- the limd2 gene encoding LIM domain-containing protein 2 isoform X3, which yields MDNRNAPEDKPVQRSKSFSFKTPREVCSSCEKTVYPMERLVANNLIFHSACFCCKHCNTKLSLGTFAALSGDFYCKPHFQQLFKSKGNYDEGFGRKQHKELWTSKEGENITKTA from the exons ATG GACAACAGAAATGCCCCTGAAGATAAACCTGTCCAGCGCTCCAAA TCCTTCAGCTTCAAGACACCGAGGGAGGTGTGCTCGTCATGTGAGAAGACCGTCTACCCCATGGAGAGATTGGTGGCTAACAACCTGATATTCCACTCGGCCTGTTTCTGCTGCAAACACTGCAACACCAAACTCAG ccTGGGCACATTTGCTGCCCTTTCGGGTGATTTCTACTGCAAGCCGCACTTCCAGCAGCTCTTCAAGAGCAAAGGCAACTATGATGAGGGCTTTGGCCGCAAGCAGCACAAGGAGCTTTGGACCTCCAAGGAGGGAGAGAACATAACTAAGACTGCGTAG
- the limd2 gene encoding LIM domain-containing protein 2 isoform X1: protein MVCWDGVDDSTLLQSLDRECKKRTDNRNAPEDKPVQRSKSFSFKTPREVCSSCEKTVYPMERLVANNLIFHSACFCCKHCNTKLSLGTFAALSGDFYCKPHFQQLFKSKGNYDEGFGRKQHKELWTSKEGENITKTA from the exons ATGGTCTGTTGGGATGGTGTAGATGACAGCACCTTACTACAGTCATTGGACAGGGAGTGCAAAAAGAGAACG GACAACAGAAATGCCCCTGAAGATAAACCTGTCCAGCGCTCCAAA TCCTTCAGCTTCAAGACACCGAGGGAGGTGTGCTCGTCATGTGAGAAGACCGTCTACCCCATGGAGAGATTGGTGGCTAACAACCTGATATTCCACTCGGCCTGTTTCTGCTGCAAACACTGCAACACCAAACTCAG ccTGGGCACATTTGCTGCCCTTTCGGGTGATTTCTACTGCAAGCCGCACTTCCAGCAGCTCTTCAAGAGCAAAGGCAACTATGATGAGGGCTTTGGCCGCAAGCAGCACAAGGAGCTTTGGACCTCCAAGGAGGGAGAGAACATAACTAAGACTGCGTAG